One genomic region from Methanocaldococcus fervens AG86 encodes:
- the rplJ gene encoding 50S ribosomal protein L16 codes for MASLRPNRCYRDVDKPPYTRKEYVKGVPQPKVVHFIMGNLSAEFPVKVNLVATRPIQIRHNALEAARVAANKYLTKMCGRLGYKFQIRVYPHQILREHKMATGAGADRISDGMRLAFGKPIGTAARVREGQAIMTAWVNPDKFPVAKEALRRAAMKLPVPCRIVIEKGKELIKQ; via the coding sequence ATGGCTTCTTTGAGACCAAACAGATGTTACAGGGATGTAGATAAACCACCATACACAAGAAAAGAGTATGTTAAAGGGGTTCCACAACCAAAAGTCGTTCATTTTATAATGGGTAACTTATCAGCTGAATTTCCAGTTAAAGTTAATTTAGTAGCTACAAGACCAATTCAGATAAGGCATAACGCTTTAGAGGCAGCAAGAGTTGCTGCAAACAAGTATTTAACAAAAATGTGTGGTAGATTAGGTTATAAGTTCCAAATTAGAGTTTACCCACACCAAATATTAAGAGAACACAAAATGGCTACAGGAGCCGGGGCAGATAGAATTTCAGATGGTATGAGATTAGCATTTGGAAAACCAATTGGAACAGCTGCAAGAGTTAGAGAAGGGCAGGCAATTATGACAGCATGGGTAAACCCTGATAAATTCCCAGTAGCTAAGGAAGCTTTAAGAAGAGCAGCAATGAAATTGCCAGTTCCATGTAGAATAGTTATTGAGAAAGGAAAAGAATTGATTAAGCAATAA
- a CDS encoding glycosyltransferase family 2 protein — protein MIAVIPAFNEEKNILKVLRDLEKLGIDAVVVDDGSKDNTSKVVEEFSKNSKINVYLIKNETNQGKAKAIEKGTKFVLSLNKYRYIVYIDGDYQHKPADIPKLFKKLKDTNADAVFGVRKYKHIPLHRQISNFFASVLTSLAVFIYSKRFYFFRDVQCGFRIIKAELLKDVKFGDGYAVEHFIALQLTKKGAKIVEEYVSVEYHDEAVSYITTKKILEVAKQVIKFIFLE, from the coding sequence ATGATTGCGGTAATTCCAGCATTCAATGAAGAGAAGAATATCTTAAAAGTTTTGAGAGATTTAGAGAAATTGGGAATTGATGCTGTAGTGGTAGATGACGGCTCTAAAGACAACACTTCAAAAGTTGTTGAAGAATTTTCAAAAAATTCTAAGATTAACGTTTATCTAATAAAAAATGAAACAAATCAGGGTAAGGCAAAAGCTATTGAGAAGGGAACGAAGTTTGTATTATCTTTGAATAAATATAGGTATATTGTATATATTGATGGAGATTATCAACACAAACCTGCGGATATACCAAAGCTATTTAAAAAATTAAAAGATACCAATGCTGATGCTGTTTTTGGTGTTAGGAAATACAAACATATTCCGTTGCATAGGCAGATATCTAATTTCTTTGCATCAGTTTTAACATCGTTGGCAGTGTTCATATATTCAAAAAGATTCTATTTCTTTAGGGATGTTCAGTGTGGATTTAGAATAATAAAGGCAGAGCTTTTAAAGGATGTGAAGTTCGGAGATGGCTATGCGGTTGAGCACTTTATAGCTTTACAGTTGACAAAGAAAGGAGCTAAGATTGTTGAGGAGTATGTAAGTGTTGAATATCACGATGAGGCAGTTTCATATATAACTACAAAGAAAATCTTAGAGGTGGCTAAGCAGGTTATAAAGTTCATTTTTTTAGAATAA
- the minD gene encoding cell division ATPase MinD, with the protein MAITIAIASGKGGTGKTTIAANLAVALAKFGKKVAVLDADIAMANLELIMGLEGKPITLNDVLAGKADIRDAIYEGPEGVLVIPAGISLEKFRRAKPEKLEEVLKAIHDLVEILIIDCPAGIGKETLIAISSADGLIVVVNPEISSISDALKIIAITKRLGTEILGAIVNRVSNESTELGVKAIETILEVPVIGVVPEDPHVRKAAAFGTPLVIMYPDSPAAQAIMEIAAKLIGVKYEAKVKKKKESFISRFIKGLFRGR; encoded by the coding sequence ATGGCAATAACTATTGCAATAGCTTCTGGAAAAGGGGGGACTGGTAAGACAACGATTGCTGCAAATCTTGCTGTAGCATTGGCAAAATTTGGTAAAAAAGTAGCTGTTTTAGACGCTGACATAGCAATGGCAAACTTGGAGTTAATTATGGGATTGGAAGGAAAGCCAATAACTTTAAATGATGTATTGGCAGGTAAAGCGGACATAAGGGATGCTATTTACGAAGGACCTGAAGGGGTTTTAGTTATTCCAGCAGGGATTTCATTGGAGAAGTTTAGGAGGGCTAAACCAGAAAAACTCGAAGAGGTTTTGAAAGCAATACATGATTTAGTTGAGATCTTAATTATTGACTGTCCAGCAGGTATTGGAAAAGAGACATTAATAGCAATTTCTTCAGCAGATGGTTTGATTGTTGTTGTGAATCCTGAAATATCTTCAATATCTGATGCGTTAAAGATTATTGCCATAACAAAAAGGCTTGGAACTGAGATTCTTGGAGCTATTGTTAACAGGGTTTCAAATGAGAGCACAGAATTAGGAGTTAAGGCAATTGAGACTATTTTAGAAGTTCCTGTTATCGGTGTTGTTCCAGAAGATCCTCATGTTAGAAAGGCTGCTGCTTTTGGAACCCCTCTTGTTATCATGTATCCAGATTCTCCAGCCGCTCAAGCGATTATGGAGATTGCGGCTAAATTAATTGGAGTTAAGTATGAGGCAAAGGTTAAGAAAAAGAAGGAATCTTTCATCTCGAGGTTTATTAAAGGTCTGTTTAGGGGGAGATAA